One window from the genome of candidate division WOR-3 bacterium encodes:
- a CDS encoding integrase core domain-containing protein, which yields MRRTIKEEVIWLNEFETLGEAKEKLENWFENDYNKLYVHSSLGYMSPLEFEAKYKLKRKAG from the coding sequence ATGAGGAGGACGATAAAAGAGGAGGTTATCTGGCTTAATGAATTTGAGACACTTGGAGAAGCGAAAGAGAAGTTAGAGAATTGGTTTGAAAATGATTATAATAAATTATATGTTCATAGTAGTTTGGGATATATGAGTCCTTTAGAATTTGAAGCTAAATATAAACTTAAGAGGAAAGCAGGATGA